One part of the Actinomyces howellii genome encodes these proteins:
- a CDS encoding acyl-CoA carboxylase subunit beta: protein MADSSATTAFRERIARVDAEAEARAAERQHAKGKSTARERITALLDEDTFLEIGRYTGSGAGERARPSGVVTGFGQIDGRQIAVYSQDFSVSGGALGAVEGDKIVRLLDDALRLRIPVVGLIDSGGAKIQEGVGALRQYGRIFNRTCAASGLVPQISVILGPCAGGAVYSPALTDFVIATREASHMFVTGPDVVRAVTGERISAEDLGGADIHGSVSGVVHYVAEDETDALGQVRTLLAYLPSSSEQPAPSYVYEEADRAQDEATAAGVGALVPSSTRQAYDVAEVVSCLVDHGELVQVQEDFAPNVVIGFACFEGRPVGVVANQPLHDAGTLDVDASEKLARFVRFCDAFGLPVVTFVDVPGYRPGAEQEHAGIIRRGAKVINAYATATVPLVTVVLRKAYGGAYIVMGSKAIGADLNFCWPGAEIAVLGAAGAVGIIHRRDLKKVRDEQGEEAAAVEQERLVEEYTASVINPDKAVAIGEIDAVIAPEDTRTVIVDSLAALADKRDARRLPFKKHDNGPL, encoded by the coding sequence ATGGCCGACTCCTCGGCCACGACCGCCTTCCGCGAGCGGATCGCGCGAGTCGACGCCGAGGCCGAGGCCCGGGCGGCCGAGCGCCAGCACGCCAAGGGCAAGAGCACCGCCAGGGAGCGCATCACCGCGCTCCTGGACGAGGACACCTTCCTCGAGATCGGCCGCTACACCGGGTCCGGCGCCGGGGAGAGGGCCCGCCCCTCGGGCGTGGTCACCGGCTTCGGGCAGATCGACGGACGTCAGATCGCCGTGTACTCCCAGGACTTCTCGGTCTCCGGCGGCGCGCTGGGCGCGGTCGAGGGGGACAAGATCGTCCGCCTGCTCGACGACGCCCTGCGCCTGCGCATCCCGGTGGTCGGCCTCATCGACTCCGGCGGCGCCAAGATCCAGGAGGGCGTGGGCGCGCTGCGCCAGTACGGCCGGATCTTCAACCGCACCTGCGCCGCATCGGGCCTCGTTCCCCAGATCAGCGTCATCCTGGGGCCCTGCGCGGGCGGTGCGGTCTACTCCCCGGCGCTGACGGACTTCGTCATCGCCACCCGGGAGGCCTCCCACATGTTCGTCACCGGCCCCGACGTCGTGCGCGCCGTGACCGGGGAGCGCATCAGCGCCGAGGACCTGGGCGGTGCCGACATCCACGGATCGGTCTCCGGCGTCGTCCACTATGTCGCCGAGGACGAGACCGACGCCCTGGGCCAGGTCCGCACCCTCCTGGCCTACCTGCCCTCCTCCTCGGAGCAGCCGGCCCCGTCCTACGTCTACGAGGAGGCCGACCGCGCCCAGGACGAGGCGACGGCGGCCGGCGTCGGGGCGCTCGTTCCCTCCTCGACCCGCCAGGCCTACGACGTCGCCGAGGTCGTGTCCTGCCTCGTCGACCACGGCGAGCTCGTCCAGGTCCAGGAGGACTTCGCCCCCAACGTCGTCATCGGCTTCGCCTGCTTCGAGGGCAGGCCCGTGGGCGTCGTGGCCAACCAGCCGCTCCACGACGCCGGCACCCTCGACGTCGACGCCTCGGAGAAGCTCGCCCGTTTCGTGCGCTTCTGCGACGCCTTCGGCCTGCCGGTGGTCACCTTCGTCGACGTCCCGGGCTACCGGCCCGGGGCCGAGCAGGAGCACGCCGGCATCATCCGCCGTGGAGCCAAGGTCATCAACGCCTACGCCACGGCCACGGTCCCGCTCGTCACCGTCGTCCTGCGCAAGGCCTACGGCGGGGCCTACATCGTCATGGGGTCCAAGGCCATCGGAGCCGACCTCAACTTCTGCTGGCCCGGCGCCGAGATCGCCGTGCTCGGTGCGGCCGGCGCGGTGGGCATCATCCACCGCCGCGACCTCAAGAAGGTCCGCGACGAGCAGGGTGAGGAGGCGGCCGCCGTCGAGCAGGAGCGCCTCGTCGAGGAGTACACCGCCTCGGTCATCAACCCCGACAAGGCCGTGGCGATCGGCGAGATCGACGCGGTCATCGCCCCTGAGGACACGCGCACCGTCATCGTCGACTCCCTGGCCGCCCTGGCCGACAAGCGCGACGCGCGGCGCCTTCCCTTCAAGAAGCACGACAACGGACCGCTGTGA
- the rpe gene encoding ribulose-phosphate 3-epimerase — translation MTRAAIHPSILNADQSRLAEELTRVSSADGLHLDVMDNHFVPNQFGGPSLVETVLARTDLAVDAHLMITDADRWAPQYAEMGCAVVTAHLEATTAPFRLAKELRRLGAGVGLALRPATPLSAVTHLLSHIDLLLIMTVEPGFGGQSFIEEMIPKIAQARRLVGSAGLELRIQVDGGVTGSTIVRAAEAGADVFVAGSAVYGADDAAAAIGELRDLAAAHCHERVLR, via the coding sequence ATGACACGCGCCGCGATCCACCCCTCGATCCTCAACGCCGACCAGTCGCGCCTGGCCGAGGAGCTCACACGGGTCTCCTCCGCCGACGGCCTGCACCTGGACGTCATGGACAACCACTTCGTCCCCAACCAGTTCGGCGGGCCCTCCCTGGTCGAGACCGTCCTGGCGCGGACGGACCTCGCCGTCGACGCCCACCTCATGATCACCGACGCCGACCGCTGGGCGCCCCAGTACGCCGAGATGGGATGCGCCGTCGTCACGGCCCACCTCGAGGCCACGACGGCGCCCTTCCGTCTGGCCAAGGAGCTGCGCCGCCTCGGCGCGGGAGTCGGGCTCGCCCTGCGGCCCGCCACGCCCCTGAGCGCGGTGACCCACCTCCTGAGCCATATCGACCTCCTGCTCATCATGACCGTCGAGCCCGGCTTCGGAGGCCAGTCCTTCATCGAGGAGATGATCCCCAAGATCGCCCAGGCCCGGCGGCTGGTCGGGTCGGCGGGGCTCGAGCTTCGTATCCAGGTCGACGGAGGGGTGACCGGTTCCACGATCGTCAGGGCGGCCGAGGCCGGCGCGGACGTCTTCGTGGCCGGCTCGGCGGTCTACGGCGCCGACGACGCCGCTGCGGCCATCGGCGAGCTGCGCGACCTCGCCGCAGCGCACTGCCACGAGCGCGTGCTCCGGTGA
- a CDS encoding ATP-binding protein has translation MRSTSVTTRTLDRILIANRGEIALRVVRTVRDLGGTSILPYTPEDLMSPAAELADQAHALPEGSSYTDAAAVLALAVSTQADAIHPGYGFLAEDHDFARSVIEAGITWVGPSPEAMEALGDKMSARATAERAGVAPVPGITSPVTDPQTVIAFAAEHGYPVALKRTDGGGGRGITVLADDAEVRSTPAFGSAEAGGGTLILERFVTAARHIETQCARDSHGAFAVVSTRDCTLQRRNQKLLEEAPAPYLPEGLEARLEEASRRLLEAVDYVGVATCEFLLTPGGDLWFLEVNPRLQVEHCVSEEVTGVDLVEVQLRIASGGRLGEVPAPRGHSIELRITCEDPARGLAPSTGAITRLRWPAGPGIRIESGVVEGDVVTPMFDPMLAKIVVTGDTRDQAIRRARRALAETVVEGVTVCTGLHAHVLERPELTGPTGEGLLGVTTRWIENDVLPRLADPGAAGPAEAEPASASPRTRSTYVIELDGRRVSLTIPDGMLAPRGQRLGGALSTGRDRPMQQPLRGRGSSSRAGARAAGEAVGEDPTVIAAPMQAIVTRICVEPGQQVRAGDLLVVLESMKMENYVHAPADATVAEIPVSAGRTVSAGEVLVRMEQAVQPERAAQPGDATTTTPQEA, from the coding sequence ATGAGGAGCACATCGGTGACCACCCGGACCCTTGACCGCATCCTCATCGCCAACCGCGGTGAGATCGCCCTGCGCGTGGTGCGCACCGTCAGGGACCTGGGGGGCACCTCGATCCTGCCCTACACCCCGGAGGACCTCATGAGCCCGGCGGCCGAGCTCGCCGACCAGGCCCACGCCCTGCCCGAGGGATCCTCCTACACCGACGCCGCTGCCGTCCTGGCGCTGGCGGTCTCGACCCAGGCCGACGCCATCCACCCGGGCTACGGCTTCCTCGCCGAGGACCACGACTTCGCCCGCTCGGTCATCGAGGCCGGCATCACCTGGGTGGGGCCCTCTCCCGAGGCCATGGAGGCCCTGGGGGACAAGATGAGCGCACGCGCCACGGCCGAGCGGGCAGGGGTCGCCCCCGTCCCGGGCATCACGAGCCCGGTGACCGATCCCCAGACCGTCATCGCCTTCGCCGCTGAGCACGGCTACCCGGTGGCCCTCAAGCGCACCGACGGCGGTGGAGGGCGGGGTATCACCGTCCTGGCCGATGACGCCGAGGTGCGCTCCACCCCGGCCTTCGGCTCGGCCGAGGCCGGGGGCGGCACGCTCATCCTCGAGCGCTTCGTCACCGCCGCGCGTCACATCGAGACCCAGTGCGCACGCGACTCCCACGGCGCCTTCGCCGTCGTGTCCACCCGCGACTGCACCCTCCAGCGCCGCAACCAGAAGCTGCTCGAGGAGGCTCCGGCCCCCTATCTGCCCGAGGGCCTCGAGGCCCGGCTCGAGGAGGCCTCGCGGCGCCTGCTCGAGGCCGTCGACTACGTGGGCGTGGCCACCTGCGAGTTCCTCCTCACCCCGGGCGGGGACCTGTGGTTCCTCGAGGTCAACCCGCGGCTCCAGGTCGAGCACTGCGTCTCCGAGGAGGTCACCGGCGTCGACCTCGTCGAGGTCCAGCTGCGCATCGCCTCCGGGGGCCGTCTCGGGGAGGTCCCCGCCCCCCGGGGGCACTCCATCGAGCTGCGCATCACCTGCGAGGACCCCGCGCGCGGCCTCGCGCCGTCCACCGGGGCGATCACGAGGCTTCGCTGGCCCGCCGGGCCGGGGATCCGGATCGAGTCGGGCGTCGTCGAGGGCGACGTCGTCACTCCCATGTTCGACCCGATGCTCGCCAAGATCGTCGTGACCGGCGACACCCGGGACCAGGCGATCCGGCGGGCGCGGCGCGCGCTGGCCGAGACGGTCGTCGAGGGGGTGACGGTGTGCACCGGCCTGCACGCCCACGTCCTGGAGCGTCCCGAGCTGACCGGGCCGACCGGCGAGGGCCTGCTCGGCGTGACGACGAGGTGGATCGAGAACGACGTGCTCCCGCGCCTGGCCGACCCCGGGGCCGCGGGGCCGGCGGAGGCCGAGCCCGCCTCGGCCAGCCCGCGGACGCGCTCGACCTACGTCATCGAACTCGACGGCCGCCGGGTCAGCCTGACCATCCCCGACGGGATGCTCGCCCCGCGCGGCCAGCGCCTGGGCGGGGCGCTGTCGACCGGCCGCGACAGGCCGATGCAGCAGCCGCTGCGGGGGAGGGGCTCGTCCTCGCGCGCCGGCGCACGCGCCGCCGGAGAGGCCGTCGGCGAGGACCCGACCGTCATCGCCGCCCCCATGCAGGCGATCGTCACCCGCATCTGCGTCGAGCCGGGGCAGCAGGTGCGCGCCGGGGACCTCCTCGTGGTCCTGGAGTCGATGAAGATGGAGAACTACGTCCACGCCCCCGCCGACGCGACGGTCGCCGAGATCCCGGTGAGCGCGGGCCGCACCGTGTCGGCGGGCGAGGTGCTCGTCCGCATGGAGCAGGCTGTCCAGCCTGAGCGGGCGGCGCAGCCGGGGGACGCCACCACGACGACGCCGCAGGAGGCCTGA